TAACTCGGCGGACGAACGGGCCACGAGCGCCACGCGCGCGCCGGCGCGCGCGAGGGTCGCCGCACAGGCCAGGCCGATGCCGCGCGACGCGCCGGTGACGACGGCGGTTCGTCCGTGGAGCGGGCCAGCCATGGCTCAGGTCGAGCCGGCGGGCGAGTAGGCGAGCCGCAGGAATTCGTCGCGGGTCATCGCGCAGTCGCGGAAGGTGCCGCGCAGCGCGCTGGTGATCGTCTTGGAATTCTGCTTCTCCACACCGCGCATCATCATGCATAGATGATACGCTTCGATCACGACCCCCACTCCCAACGGTTCCAGGATACGCTCCACCGCCAGCGCGATCTCTTCGGTCAGCCGCTCCTGCACCTGCAACCGCCGGGAGAACACCTCCACCACCCGCGGGAGCTTGGACAAGCCGACGATCTTCTCGTCCGGGATGTACGCGATGTGTGCCTTGCCGAAGAATGGGAGCATGTGGTGCTCGCACAGCGAGTACAGCTCGATGTCCCGCACCATCACCATGTTCCGGTGCCCCTCCGCGGCGAACAGGGCGTCGCCGACCACGTCTTCCACCCGCTGGTCATATCCCCGGGTCAACCAGGCCAGGGACTTGGCCACCCGCTCGGGCGTGCGCGCCAGGCCCTCGCGGTTCGGGTCCTCCCCGAGCAGCGCGAGTTGCCGGCGCACGAGGCCCGCGAATTCGGGATCGGCCGTGTCGTGCGACACTTGGCGCGGCGCCCGCGCCGATGCCTCCAGCATGGACAACACCTTGGCCCCTGGCGCCCGTTCACCGCCCGTCGTATTCGACATAGTTATTGGGTGTCTCCCAGAGCACGAGACGGGCGAGGGTCGCGGGTGCCACCAGCGGCGCGATGCGCCGCCAGAATGCGACCACGATGTTCTCGCTCGTCGGAATCGTGCCCTGCATGAAGTCCACGTCGAGGTTGAAGTTCTTGTGATCGACGCGCGCGATCACGCTTTCCTCGACGATGCGTTTGAGGACCGCCAGGTCCATCACGTATCCGGTGCGTGCCGAGATGTCGCCGGTGACCGACACGTCGAGCACATAGTTGTGCCCATGCCAGTTGGGATTGTTGCACTTGCCGAACAGGGTCTGGTTCTCCTGATCGGACAGCGCCGGGTTGTGAACCCGGTGGGCGGCATTGAAATGCAGCCGCCGGGTAACGGTTAATTGTGGCATCTGGCCCTCACCTGGTGCATCAACACCGCGGCCCCGCGGGGCGTTCCCGATTGGCGCCGCGCTCCCCGGGGAATCGAGACGACGAACCCCGCGGTTGCCCGCGGGGTTCGAAGAAAACGGAACGAAGAGGGTTTTGTGAAGCCCAGTCGAAGTTTTGAGGTCCTCACCACACCTTCCGCCTTCCCCCGCACTGGGGGCGTGACGTCGATATAGATTATCGAACCCACTCGGTGGACTTGTTGGCTCAAAAACGGAACTCTTCGCCCGTCGGGTTTTCCGCGGTACAATCTATCCGTCGGCATTCGAAGGAGCAATTCATGGATTTCGGGATTCTGCTCGCCGTGGTGCTCATCGCGATCTGGGCGGTCGTCGCACTCGGGTTCAACGGACCGGGGTGGATCCACCTGCTCCTGACCGTCGGCGTGGCGTTGTTCATCTGGCGGGTGGCGAACAAGAGGCGACCGGCCGCCAACAGCTGACCGCGATCGGTAGACGGGCGGCGACGTGACCAGGTTCGCGGCCAGCCGATGGTCGCGAGCGGCCGCTCAGATTTCCCAATTGGACAGGACGATACCCCGCGCAGGCCGGCGCTCTTCGTACCCGGCGAGGGACATGCGCAGGTCGCTCCAGCGGACCCGGCCGCCGAGGGCGATCAGCTGTTGGTACGCCGCCGCATACTCGCCCTGCACACGGATGGCCACGCGCCGGGTACCGCACCGCCGCGCGAAGTCGCGCAGCGTCGCCACCATCGCGTCGAGATGCGACGCGTCCGACAGCACCAGCTTGAGCACGCGCAGTTCCTCGCGCACGCGCCCCTCCACCAGCGGCACGGTGTGGCACAGGGCGAAGCCGGCCAGCACGTTGGCGTCGTACAGCAGCACGGTGTCGCCCACCGACAGCTCGTCGGTGAGGGCAATCTCGCGCGTGTGATCGTACCCCGGGAGGAGGTCGTCGAGCAGCGTACGGCACTCGACAAGCGCGTGCTCCTTTTCCAGCGACGAGAGCCGGCCGAACAGGCGGGGCGGGAGACCCGTGTTCGCCGCCTCGAGCGTGGTGGTCAGCGTCAGCCGCCCGGGCACGAATCCCAGCGACGAGTAGAAGCCGATGTTGTCGAGGGTGCGTGGCATGGTTTCCAAACCGATGACCGTGGCGCCCGAATCCTTGAGCCACTCGATGCCCCGGCGCACGACTTCCTTGCCGATGCCGACCGCCTGGTAGTCCTGCCGCACGGCGAGCGGACCCATCCACCCCTCGGTCCCCGAACGGTGCACCATGTTGAACGCGGCCACGTCGCCGTGCGGCGTGCGCCAGCACAGCGCGCCCGCGGCGGCGTCCTCGATGGCATACCGCCAGACCACGGGGTTGAGAAAGGGAACGCGCACCCCGACCATGCCATCCCGGCGGTAGCGCTCGGTGAACGCGTCGCTGAACACCTGGTTCAGCCCCGCGACGTCGTCCAACGTGACGGAGAACGGGCCCTCGATGGCCGGCGCGGGCTTCCAGGAGCGGGAGACTGCCATCACTCCCCCACCCCGGCAGCCACGACGACCTCGGGTGTCTCCGCGGCCTCCCCCGGGCGCTCCACCCGCACCCGCGACTCTCCTGCCTCCTCGTCGTAGCGCACGGTGATCACGCGATCGAGCCCCTCCCTCACCGATTCGATGTGTGTGATGACGATGACCTGCTCGAACCGGTCGTGCAAGCGCCGCAGCAGTTCCACGACGTTCTGGCGCCGGACCTCGTCGAGCGATCCGAAGATCTCGTCGAGGACGAGGAGCGAGAACGGCTGGCCGGCGCGGTCGGCGATCATCTGCGAGATCGCGAGGCGCAGCACCAGGTTGGCCACGTCCTCCTCACCGCCCGAAATGGCCGGTTTCCGGATGCCATCCTCGAGCACGCAGATCGCGTAGTCGTCATCGAGTTCAAGTTCGGTGTACCGGCCATCGGTGAGATCCGTGATGAGGGTGCTGGCGAGCGCCGAGATCTCGGGCCGCAACTGCTCGTTGAGCCGGAAGCGGAGATCCTCGAATGCGTCGTCGAGTTCGTCGTGCAGCCGGCGGTCGGCGGTGAGGGCATCGGCCTTGGCGCGTTGCGCGTCGAGTTCGCGCTGCGCCGCCCGCGCCCGATCGTCGTCCTGGAGCGCCGCCGCTGCCTCGCCCTCGGCCGCCACCGACGCCAGCTCGGCGGCGCGGAACTCCGCCGCGGCCGCCTCGTACCGGCCGCGCAGCGCGTCGAACGATTCCTCGGAGAACTGGAGGCCGTCGCGCTCGGTGGTCAGTTCGGCGATCTTGGCGCTCACGCCTTCCAGCCGTTCCGCCGTCTCGGTGGCCGCCTGGCGCACCGGCGCCTCACGCTCGACCAGTGCCGAGAGTTTGGTTGCCCGCGCATCGAGCGGTTGGAGCCGGGCGCGCTCGGCAAGCGCCTGTTGGTGCGCCGACGCGTCGTAGCCACTGGGCAGTTCGGCCAGGTCATTCTGCAGCGTGGCCTGGCGCTGTTCCTTCTCGGCGATGTCGCGTCCCAGCTGCGTCTGCTCCTG
Above is a window of Gemmatimonadaceae bacterium DNA encoding:
- the folE gene encoding GTP cyclohydrolase I FolE, producing MSNTTGGERAPGAKVLSMLEASARAPRQVSHDTADPEFAGLVRRQLALLGEDPNREGLARTPERVAKSLAWLTRGYDQRVEDVVGDALFAAEGHRNMVMVRDIELYSLCEHHMLPFFGKAHIAYIPDEKIVGLSKLPRVVEVFSRRLQVQERLTEEIALAVERILEPLGVGVVIEAYHLCMMMRGVEKQNSKTITSALRGTFRDCAMTRDEFLRLAYSPAGST
- a CDS encoding 6-carboxytetrahydropterin synthase, which produces MPQLTVTRRLHFNAAHRVHNPALSDQENQTLFGKCNNPNWHGHNYVLDVSVTGDISARTGYVMDLAVLKRIVEESVIARVDHKNFNLDVDFMQGTIPTSENIVVAFWRRIAPLVAPATLARLVLWETPNNYVEYDGR
- a CDS encoding DUF5670 family protein produces the protein MDFGILLAVVLIAIWAVVALGFNGPGWIHLLLTVGVALFIWRVANKRRPAANS
- a CDS encoding GNAT family N-acetyltransferase, which translates into the protein MAVSRSWKPAPAIEGPFSVTLDDVAGLNQVFSDAFTERYRRDGMVGVRVPFLNPVVWRYAIEDAAAGALCWRTPHGDVAAFNMVHRSGTEGWMGPLAVRQDYQAVGIGKEVVRRGIEWLKDSGATVIGLETMPRTLDNIGFYSSLGFVPGRLTLTTTLEAANTGLPPRLFGRLSSLEKEHALVECRTLLDDLLPGYDHTREIALTDELSVGDTVLLYDANVLAGFALCHTVPLVEGRVREELRVLKLVLSDASHLDAMVATLRDFARRCGTRRVAIRVQGEYAAAYQQLIALGGRVRWSDLRMSLAGYEERRPARGIVLSNWEI